The sequence below is a genomic window from Dermacentor andersoni chromosome 6, qqDerAnde1_hic_scaffold, whole genome shotgun sequence.
CTGCTAGAATCTCGCGGGGGCAACTcacagactatagcccgcattacttccaagacggagaatatgcttcggcttatcctcagggtctcgaaccgtagagggggtttaagcgagagcaatctactcagactctaccacgcgtttctgatgagccacgttaactatgtagcctgcgcgttgcgctggtctaaacggaatgaggccaaaatcgacgccctcatacgcaaaagcatcaagcgcgtgctgggtttaccactcactaccagcaccgcgcgtctcatgcaactaggcatgcacaacaccctatcagaggtgattgaggcccaacgagtggcccaaataatacgactctcatcatcgcgagcggggagacgcatcctcgaatccgttggatgcggtcaccaggaaatcacggagcgcaacgtgaccctatcacccatggtccgagaCACGTTCAGGGTAGATTCCATGCCACGTAACGaccaccctcaatacaatgtagggcgccgggtagccagggctcgttcccggttaaaagcggctgcggccactccgaatctggcatgtttcgttgacgccgcccagtacgagcgctctgatcactatgccgtagtttcggttgactccaatGGAACTCTCGTTAAcgcagcatccgtgcggaaggtttctgcaacagtagccgagcaggttgctatagctatagcactgaaggaccctctacatCCCAATATCTTTACAAACTCCAGATctgcagcccgagctttcgcctccggctcgatctcaaaggaggcggcagccatcctcggcagcgaggggcctgctggttttcatagcatcaaatggttcccggcccatatgggaatcaatgtgcactctgaggttgttaacgccaatgagttggcccatgactgtgcgcgaggtcttacacaccgcggcggttcaggtggactcacgggcggcgacttaggactgtacagggattcgcttctcaccttccatgaaagcttggcacattatcaacttgctcggcgggcctttccacTACCAaaccctaaacttaatagaccacaatcgtcggcgtttcgcatgcttcaaacggggtcatttccctccGGGGGtcgattcagtcacttcgcgcctactgtagaaccccactgtccagactgtggggaggcgtactgctccttatcccttttgctctggcaatgccctgcgttacgcagctcatcgctaagcactctaaccgactgggaggcagcccttaagagtggcgacctctcagagcaactacgggctgtcatGAGGGCCTGTTACAgagcggaggaccacgatcttcgaccccgacgtgggtgcggccagTGACGGCTACGAGAACTCCCTGAAAaggaggtaccctaacgctggttcctcaggaccattaataaagttctttgtctgtctgtctgtcccttaccacttccagtgcctcactacctatcgtaaactgctgttctcttccgagactgttaaacattactttaattttctgcagattaattttcagacccaccctgcggctttgcctctccaggtcagtgagcatgcattgcacttcgtcccctgagttacaaagcaaggcaatatcatcagcgaatcgcaagttactaaggtattctccattaacccttatccccaattcttcccaatccaggactccgaatacctcctgtaaacacgctgtgaatagcattggagagatcgtatctccctgcctgacgcctttctttattgggattttgttgctttctttatggaggactacggtggctgtggagccgctatagctatctttcagtatttttacatacggctcgtctacaccctcattccgcaatgcctccatgactgctgaggtttcgactgaatcaaacgctttttcgtaatcaatgaaagctatatataaaggttggttatgcTCCgcacattttgttgttgttgttgttgcacattgttgagtagcctttacggaatcctgcctggtcctttggttgacggaagtcttaggtgttcctgattctatttccaattaccttagtaaatactttgtaggcaatggacagtaaactgatcggtctataatttttcaagtcttttgcgtcccctttcttatggattaggattatgttagcgtttttcaaagattccggtacgctcgaagtcatgacgcattgcgtatacagggtggccagtttctctagaacaatctgcccaacatacttcaacaaacctgctgttaccttatcctccccagctgccttccccctttgcatggcgcccaaggcgttctttatttcttccggcgttactcctgggatttcaagttcctctagactattctctctcacattatcgtcgtgagtgtcactggtactgtataaatctctatagaactcctcagccacttgaactatctcatccatattagtaacgatattgccggctttgtctcttaacgcatacatctgattcttgcctattcctagtttcttcttcactgcttttaggcttcctccgttcctgagagcatgttcaattctgtccatattatacttccttatgtcagctgtcttacgcttgttgattaacttagaaagttctgtcagttctattctagctgtagggttagaggctttcatacattgacgttttttgatcagatctttcgtctccagcgatagcttactggtatcctgtctaacacagttaccaccgacttctattgcgcactccttaatgatgcccacaagattgtcgttcattgcttcaacattaaggtcctcttcctgagttaaagccgaatacctgttctgtagcttgatctggaattcctctattttccgtcttaccgttaactcattgatcggcttattatgtaccagtttcttccgttccctcctcaggtctaggctaaatcgagttcttaccatcctatggtcactgcagcgcaccttgctgagcacgtccacatcttgtatgatgccagggttagcgcagagtatgaagtctatttcatttctagtctcgccgttcgggctcctccatgtccactttcggctatcccgcttgcggaagaaggtattcattatccgcatattattctgttccgcaaactctactaataactctcccctttCGAAGACGACGAAAGAAGACGAGAACgtggaaagaacgaaagaagacAATGAAgtggaaagagggaaagaatacGAGAAAGTCGAAAGTGGAGAAATTTGAAAGACGACGAGGAAGCTTGAAGAGGGAAAGTCAAGAAAGTGGGAAGAAGGAAGGAGGAGGATGTGGGCGAAGGAATGAAGACGAGAACgtgaaaagaaggaaagacaagGTAGTGGAAATAAGAAAAGCATCGGAGAAAgtggaaagaaagaagacgagaagGTGGAAATAGGGATAGAATACGAGGaagtggaaagaaagaaaaagtggaaaGAATACGGGAAAGTGGAAAGACACCAAATTGGAAATACAAGGAagtggaaagaaggaaggaagataGGAATGCGGAAAGAAGGATATACAGGAGCGTGGCAAGATGGAAAGAAGACGAGAATGTGTAAAAAGAGAAATACGATGACAAtgtggaaaaaaggaaagaagacgagaaagtggAAAGAGAGGACTGGAAtgtggaaagaaggaaagaagacaggaaagtggGAAGATGAGAAAATGGAAAGAAAACGCGCAAGTGAAAACGAGAAAGAAGACGAAGTGGGAAAAAGGAAACCGTGGACCGAAGGAAAGAAGTCTGAAGTGGAATTAAGGAAAGGCCGGGAAGTGGAAAGAAGGCGAGCAAGTGTAAAGAACGCGGGGAAAGTGgatagaaggaaagagagaagaagacgaGGGACTGGACAGAAGAAAATTGTGGAGAAAGGGAAAgtggaaagaagaaaagaaagcggcAAAGTGGAAAGTAGACGAGAAAGTGGAAAAAAAGCAGAGAAAGTGGAACAAGGGAAAGGAGACGACAACGCGCAAATAAGGAAATAATACAAGAAactgaaaaaaaggaaagtagAAAGTAGAAACACTTCCTCACTAACTTACTTTCTTGGAAATACTTTCTACTACAAAGTAGAAATAAGGAAGAAGAGAAAATGGCAAGAAGGAATGACGATGAGTGCAAGGGGACGGAGAGTGGAAAGGAAAGACAAGAAAGTGCAAAGATGGAAAGAAGATGAGAAAGTGGTGAAAAGAGGAAAGAAGACGAGAtcgtggaaagaaggaaagaaaacgagaaaatgGAAACATGGAAAGGAGGCAAAAAGTAGAAATAAGGAAATACGCGGAAGTGGAAAGggggaagaagaagagaaagtggaaagaaggaaagagtgtagataaggaaagaagaaaggaatacGAGAAAGTGGAACGACGGAAAGAGGATGAGAAtgttgaaagaaggaaagaaggaaggaagacgAGACATTGGAACGAGGGAAAGAAGACGAGAATgtgaaaagaaggaaagacaacaaagtggaaagaaggaaaggagatGAGAACGTGAAATATAGGAAAGGCAGGATAGTGGAAAGAACGAATGAAGACCTGAAGGTGGGAATATTCGAAGAATACGAGGAATTGGAAAGAACGAAAGAGTGAAAAGAAGACGTGAAAGTGGAAAGTGCAGAAATTTGAAGGACGAGTAgggggaaagaaggaaagacgggACAGTGGAGAGAAGAAAAGAATACGGGAAAgtgagaagaaggaaggaaaacgaGAACGTGGAAAGAACGAAAGACAAGAAagtggaaggaaggaaagatgagaaaattgaaagaaaggggggaaagtggaacgaaggaaagaagacgagaaatGGGAAAGAAAGACGAGAAACTGAGAAGAAAAGAAGATGCGAAAATGGAAAGAAGGAATGACCAGCAAGTGGAAAGAAAAAAGCATACGATAAAGCTGAAAGCAGGAAAGACGAGAAAGTGAGAAGAAAAGAAGATGCGAAAATGGAAAGAAGGAATGACCAGCAAGTGGAAAGAAAAAAGCATACGATAAAGCTGAAAGCAGGAAAAACAAGAAGCTGACAAGAAGGAAAGATGAGAAAGCAGAAAGAGGGAATGAAGATGAGAAAGGGAATAAAGTAGAAATAATGAGAGAACACGAGAAAGTGGAAATGAAAGAATACGAGAAAGTGGAAAGAATGAAGCACTAGGAagtagaaagaaggaaagaagaaaagaaaatagaaaaaggaaTAAAGAGACTGGAAAGAAGGAAATACGAGACATTGGATAGAAGGAAAGACGAGAAAGCAGAAGTAAGGAAAGACTAGAAAGTAGAACGCctttggaatctgaacctggcaacattcaACGCTAGAACATAatgtagtgaggcgagtctagcagtgctattggcgGCATTAAATGGGTtacaatagggctcagtgaggttaggaggacaaatcaagcatatacagtgctaaaaagtgggaacgtcctgtgctaccggggcttagcggagagatgagaactaaCAGTCGGATTCCTGAccaataaggatatagctagtaacatacaggaatttacagcattaacgagagggtggcaggtcttcttgtgGAACTTAATagcaggtacaaattgaaggtcgtacatgtctacgcccctacatccagtcatgatgaccaggaagtcgaaagcttctataaagacgtggaatcggcgatgggtaaagtcaaaacaaaataccctgtactaatgggcgacttcaatgccagggtaggcaagaagcaggctggagacaagtcagtgggggaatagggcaaaggttctaggaatagccggggagagttattagtagagtttgcagaacggaataatttgcgaataatgaataccttcttccgcaagcgggaaaaTCGAAAGTGGACGTaaaggagcccgaatggcaagacaagaaatgaaatagacttcatactctgcgcta
It includes:
- the LOC140218870 gene encoding uncharacterized protein, whose product is MPYLFWICCRNVAAALNKKEAKKTRKWRNLKERRQESKKRERQLEQEIRERGKKNRRERGKNEKRREKRRTTIFDPDVGAASDGYENSLKRRNNERTRESGNERIRESGKNEALGSRKKERRKENRKRNKETGKKEIRDIG